A region from the Treponema pallidum subsp. pallidum str. Nichols genome encodes:
- a CDS encoding DNA translocase FtsK produces the protein MERSPLPRIIALTFGTLLFVSAVLLTLSTFLPLFTLHRASHWFFVPGTLLYETYAFSSLLVPLLLLHTALLLFVGGRSLRAESALVAFPLLFITAVCGEHGLYALRRALAARSISPSTRGGIDIVCVLCLLALLGAELYAALIYGERCYVWFHARIPRDFIADGFQDPSFPPSTADHPDTVSPPPAPSCATADVQTPEASAPPEGQFSTEVPLQGGEFLISEAEVQPATQVAACGGVSTPTALAPSVPSQAPFPLLPAPGLIQSNLPSDVHAPASPGSLPSVIPAQAPCVMALSPISAPSVAPAETLIPAQDDEQGPPRPIPASAAPLRHPCRGYQVPYDLLDQYSEDTYEGIDELTKNLALLLEETFSEFNIRVEITGIKKGPVVTMFELLPPPGIKLSKITNLQDNVALKLAASSVRIVAPIPGKHAIGVEVPNKKRSLVTFKELLHTRTAGSNRMAIPVILGKDVTGEPQVIDLAQTPHLLIAGATGSGKSVCVNALILSILYHKCPDETKLLLIDPKIVELKLYNDIAHLLTPVITEPKRALQALQYILCEMERRYALLEQLECRDIKTYNKKIQEKSIATQPLPFIVIIIDEFADLMVASGKELETSVARLCAMSRAVGIHLVLATQRPSIDVITGLIKANIPSRIAFMVSSKMDSRIILDEMGAEKLLGRGDMLYMNPSQSFPTRIQGAYVSERELARVIAHVRAWGTPEYLDEEIFFDDDDASISGNFVDESDPLYEQAVQVVQYAGKASTSYVQRKLKIGYNRAARLIEEMEARGVVGPPNGSKPRDVLRS, from the coding sequence ATGGAACGATCCCCTTTACCTAGAATTATCGCTCTTACCTTCGGCACACTGCTATTCGTCAGTGCAGTGCTCCTGACCCTGTCCACGTTTCTTCCCCTTTTTACCTTGCACCGAGCATCACACTGGTTCTTCGTACCTGGCACTCTCCTTTACGAAACGTACGCTTTCTCCTCCTTGCTCGTGCCGCTGTTACTCTTGCACACAGCGCTCCTCTTGTTTGTCGGCGGACGTTCGTTACGGGCAGAAAGCGCACTTGTTGCCTTCCCACTCTTGTTCATTACTGCAGTGTGTGGAGAACACGGTCTCTACGCGCTACGACGCGCACTCGCTGCACGGTCAATTTCACCGTCAACGCGGGGAGGGATAGACATCGTATGCGTCCTTTGCCTCCTCGCATTGCTGGGAGCAGAGCTCTATGCTGCACTCATTTACGGGGAAAGGTGTTACGTATGGTTTCATGCACGTATCCCTCGCGATTTCATCGCTGATGGATTCCAAGACCCCTCCTTCCCTCCCTCCACCGCCGATCATCCTGACACCGTTTCCCCTCCCCCCGCTCCCTCCTGCGCCACCGCAGATGTGCAGACGCCCGAAGCAAGCGCGCCCCCAGAGGGGCAATTCTCCACGGAAGTTCCCCTCCAGGGGGGAGAATTTTTGATTTCTGAGGCAGAGGTGCAGCCTGCCACGCAGGTGGCAGCGTGTGGCGGTGTGTCCACGCCAACTGCTTTGGCGCCATCGGTGCCTTCTCAGGCTCCATTCCCCCTGCTCCCAGCGCCCGGGCTCATTCAGAGTAACCTTCCCTCAGACGTTCACGCCCCCGCGTCACCCGGGTCTTTGCCGTCTGTCATCCCTGCACAGGCACCGTGTGTCATGGCCCTCTCTCCTATCTCTGCTCCCTCAGTCGCCCCCGCTGAAACCCTTATTCCTGCGCAAGACGATGAACAGGGACCACCGCGTCCTATTCCTGCCTCAGCAGCTCCGCTTCGGCACCCTTGCCGCGGCTACCAAGTACCGTACGACTTGCTTGACCAGTACTCAGAGGACACATATGAAGGAATTGACGAGCTCACCAAGAATCTTGCACTCCTGCTTGAGGAAACATTCTCTGAATTCAACATTCGAGTAGAAATCACCGGTATCAAGAAGGGTCCTGTAGTCACAATGTTCGAGCTTCTCCCTCCACCCGGCATCAAACTGTCAAAAATTACAAATCTGCAGGACAACGTTGCGCTCAAGCTTGCTGCTTCAAGCGTGCGCATCGTCGCTCCCATTCCTGGAAAACACGCCATAGGCGTGGAAGTCCCTAACAAAAAACGATCCCTCGTTACATTCAAAGAACTGCTCCATACGCGCACAGCTGGCAGCAACCGTATGGCCATCCCTGTCATCCTTGGCAAAGACGTTACCGGCGAACCACAGGTTATCGACCTTGCCCAAACACCTCACCTGCTCATTGCAGGCGCAACTGGGTCGGGTAAATCAGTATGCGTAAACGCGCTCATTCTCTCTATCCTGTACCACAAGTGTCCTGACGAAACCAAACTTCTGCTCATTGATCCAAAAATCGTAGAGTTAAAGCTCTACAACGATATCGCCCACCTTCTCACTCCTGTCATCACTGAGCCCAAAAGAGCACTCCAAGCACTACAGTACATCCTGTGCGAAATGGAGCGACGCTATGCGCTTCTTGAGCAATTAGAATGCCGCGACATTAAGACCTACAACAAAAAAATACAGGAAAAAAGCATCGCCACGCAGCCTCTCCCATTCATCGTTATTATCATTGATGAATTTGCAGACTTAATGGTTGCCTCTGGCAAAGAATTAGAAACGAGTGTTGCGCGTTTGTGCGCGATGAGCCGTGCAGTAGGCATCCATTTGGTACTTGCCACCCAGCGACCGTCAATCGATGTCATCACCGGCCTTATTAAGGCAAATATTCCAAGCAGAATTGCCTTTATGGTTTCATCTAAAATGGATAGCCGTATTATTTTGGATGAGATGGGCGCAGAAAAATTGCTGGGACGAGGGGATATGCTGTACATGAACCCGAGTCAGTCTTTTCCTACGCGGATTCAAGGTGCGTATGTTTCCGAGCGAGAATTAGCGCGCGTGATCGCCCATGTACGCGCGTGGGGAACGCCTGAGTATCTTGATGAAGAAATTTTCTTTGACGATGACGACGCGAGTATATCTGGAAATTTTGTGGATGAAAGCGATCCTTTATACGAGCAGGCAGTGCAGGTAGTGCAATACGCGGGTAAAGCGTCCACATCGTATGTGCAACGTAAATTGAAGATAGGCTACAATCGCGCCGCGCGCCTAATCGAAGAAATGGAAGCAAGGGGGGTGGTCGGTCCGCCGAATGGATCCAAGCCACGTGATGTTTTGCGTTCGTAG
- the sppA gene encoding signal peptide peptidase SppA — translation MYSLRVLFRRLLRGLNAVRLVSLNVIFFLLLFLFFKVLVGDRSRRPSQKVVQSGTVLLMRPVGVVTEQRPRVNLGTVFLNPKGSAILLSDITQALRNAATDRRIESVFFDLSNMSGWTSGHFVEMESALSEYKKSKKPLYVFSTSYSLADYYIASFADEIILDPMGSVDLSGFYTETLFYGGMEEKIGVRWNVVHAGVYKGMAEIFSRKDFSPEVRRNYQSVFARLWQQYLSDVSRNRALEVQHLARYADRRLELLQKYNGDGARTALAEKLVTRVCSYDEAGVALKFLKEDDYESAKNFVGLDDYNRDRAQRQVQDQVGIIHLAGPIAAHRDTELGGTISDEVSALLDVAMSDPDIKAVVLRIDSGGGEVFASERIRRALARAKRRGKKPVIVSMGAIAASGAYWVASAADYIFASPYTITGSIGVLSVLPTFETFLERYAGITVDSVQVHGVRQPSLLRSGTAEDTARMQLDVMATYRTFLSVVSAGRNLTLDRVAAVAEGRIYAGEDAVSLGLVDALGGLDEAVAHAAKESHCRQYSVRVLKRSATYGEEFLQSLWDVLQKRSLAFGERVIIGELLQLDLSKGTYVYEPLRLHWR, via the coding sequence ATGTACTCATTGAGAGTTCTCTTTAGGAGGCTGCTTCGTGGGTTAAATGCCGTTCGGTTGGTCAGTTTGAACGTCATTTTCTTTCTTTTGTTGTTCTTGTTTTTCAAAGTGCTAGTTGGTGACCGTAGCCGAAGGCCGTCTCAGAAGGTGGTACAATCTGGGACCGTGTTGCTGATGAGACCGGTTGGCGTTGTTACTGAGCAACGGCCGCGTGTTAATTTGGGCACCGTGTTCTTGAACCCAAAGGGATCGGCGATCCTTCTTTCTGATATTACCCAGGCGCTGCGCAACGCAGCCACCGATCGACGCATTGAGTCCGTTTTTTTCGATCTGTCCAATATGAGTGGTTGGACGAGCGGACATTTTGTGGAAATGGAATCCGCTCTGTCTGAGTATAAAAAGTCAAAAAAGCCGCTCTACGTTTTTTCTACCTCTTACAGTTTGGCTGACTATTACATCGCCTCTTTTGCTGATGAAATTATCCTTGATCCGATGGGGTCTGTGGATCTGTCGGGCTTTTACACGGAAACTCTCTTTTACGGAGGTATGGAGGAAAAGATTGGGGTGCGTTGGAACGTCGTGCATGCTGGGGTGTACAAGGGCATGGCTGAGATCTTTTCTAGGAAGGATTTTTCTCCTGAGGTTCGCAGAAATTATCAGTCTGTATTTGCGCGTCTGTGGCAGCAGTATCTCAGTGATGTTTCGCGTAATCGAGCACTAGAGGTGCAGCATCTTGCCCGTTACGCGGATCGTCGCCTTGAGCTCCTGCAGAAGTATAACGGAGACGGTGCGCGCACCGCATTGGCGGAAAAGTTAGTAACGCGCGTATGTTCCTACGATGAAGCTGGCGTTGCGCTCAAATTTTTAAAAGAAGACGACTACGAATCTGCAAAAAATTTCGTTGGTCTAGACGATTATAATCGTGACCGTGCACAGCGGCAGGTGCAGGATCAGGTGGGGATTATTCATCTTGCAGGACCGATTGCTGCACACAGGGATACGGAACTCGGCGGAACGATCAGCGACGAGGTTAGTGCTTTGTTGGATGTCGCGATGAGTGATCCGGATATTAAGGCAGTAGTGTTGCGTATTGATTCCGGTGGGGGAGAGGTGTTTGCTTCTGAACGTATCCGCCGCGCGCTTGCGCGGGCAAAGCGTCGAGGCAAGAAGCCAGTGATAGTATCGATGGGTGCGATTGCTGCGTCTGGTGCGTACTGGGTTGCTTCTGCAGCCGATTACATCTTCGCATCCCCCTATACCATCACTGGTTCCATAGGGGTGCTTTCGGTACTACCGACATTCGAAACGTTTTTAGAGCGATATGCGGGGATCACTGTCGATAGCGTACAGGTGCACGGCGTTCGCCAACCTTCTTTGCTCAGGAGTGGAACGGCTGAAGACACCGCGCGCATGCAGCTTGATGTGATGGCGACGTATCGTACTTTTCTTTCGGTTGTTTCTGCCGGGCGTAACCTTACCCTTGATCGGGTGGCGGCGGTTGCAGAGGGTAGGATTTACGCGGGGGAGGACGCAGTTTCCCTAGGCTTGGTTGATGCGCTAGGCGGACTAGATGAAGCGGTAGCACATGCAGCGAAAGAATCACATTGCAGGCAGTATTCGGTGAGAGTTTTGAAGCGGAGCGCCACGTACGGTGAAGAATTTCTGCAGTCCCTGTGGGATGTCCTGCAGAAACGAAGTCTTGCTTTTGGAGAGCGTGTGATCATTGGAGAGTTACTCCAGCTTGACCTAAGCAAGGGCACCTACGTATATGAGCCGCTGCGCTTGCATTGGCGTTGA
- a CDS encoding alanine/glycine:cation symporter family protein, translating into MTAFQALLIRLVDALHSYILVGWLVVCGVFFTIKTGCVQLSLLKPAFAALAEKRGKGVSSFQALMISTASRVGAGNIVGVATAIAFGGKGAVFWMWVSAFFGAASAFVESTLAQAYKTRTACGFRGGPAYYIEMGLKSRSMGVLFALCLVFAYAYGFNALQAYNIVSTLSYYGKDSSLWVQILAVLLSFLLAFVIFGGVARISVVSSVIVPVMAVGYVFLGLWVLALNVYRLPALFFEICREGLSLTAFAGGTFGSVVVIGIKRGLLSHEAGMGSAPNAAASAEVSHPVVQGLVQALSVFIDTMLICSVTAFVLLLSDVAGSVDVSGMQFVQQALSKQVGPVGVHLVTLAIFLFAFSSLMGNYYYAESNVRFIKDHKMVLSVFRVTCVSAVFVGAHASFHFVWGVADLFMVFMTVINLIAIVTLHPVALYLLRDYRKQYRAGNVPVFFQEHLVFPEKMACRE; encoded by the coding sequence ATGACCGCGTTTCAGGCGCTGCTTATCCGCCTTGTCGATGCTTTGCACTCCTATATCCTCGTCGGGTGGCTTGTCGTCTGCGGTGTCTTTTTTACCATAAAGACTGGCTGTGTTCAACTTAGTCTTCTGAAGCCTGCGTTTGCAGCGCTGGCTGAAAAGAGGGGGAAAGGAGTTTCATCATTTCAAGCGCTTATGATTTCCACTGCGAGCCGTGTGGGGGCTGGGAACATTGTCGGCGTTGCTACGGCTATCGCCTTTGGAGGAAAAGGGGCAGTGTTTTGGATGTGGGTGAGTGCCTTTTTTGGCGCTGCAAGTGCCTTTGTCGAAAGTACGCTCGCCCAAGCATACAAAACGCGTACTGCGTGTGGTTTTCGAGGTGGTCCCGCCTATTACATCGAAATGGGTCTGAAAAGTCGCTCCATGGGGGTGCTTTTTGCGCTGTGTCTTGTCTTTGCATACGCGTACGGGTTCAATGCACTACAGGCTTATAATATTGTCTCTACTCTCTCTTACTACGGAAAGGATTCTTCTCTGTGGGTCCAGATCCTAGCGGTGTTGCTGTCTTTTCTCCTTGCGTTTGTTATCTTTGGGGGGGTCGCGCGCATTAGTGTTGTCAGTTCGGTGATAGTACCAGTGATGGCTGTGGGTTATGTTTTCCTCGGGCTGTGGGTGTTGGCACTCAATGTGTACAGGCTCCCTGCGCTCTTTTTTGAAATTTGCCGGGAAGGACTGAGCCTCACGGCGTTTGCTGGTGGTACGTTCGGTTCGGTGGTGGTCATTGGAATAAAGCGTGGCTTGCTGTCTCACGAGGCAGGAATGGGTTCGGCGCCTAACGCTGCAGCTTCTGCAGAAGTGAGTCACCCGGTTGTGCAGGGCCTGGTGCAGGCACTCTCGGTGTTTATAGACACGATGCTAATTTGTAGTGTGACTGCTTTTGTGTTGCTGCTCTCTGATGTTGCAGGATCAGTGGATGTGAGCGGAATGCAGTTCGTGCAGCAAGCGCTGTCCAAGCAAGTTGGCCCCGTGGGGGTGCACTTGGTGACGCTTGCGATCTTTCTGTTTGCATTCAGTTCACTGATGGGTAACTATTACTACGCGGAGTCAAACGTACGTTTCATTAAGGACCATAAAATGGTTTTGAGTGTTTTCAGAGTTACCTGTGTCAGTGCGGTATTTGTCGGTGCGCATGCGAGTTTTCATTTTGTTTGGGGTGTTGCGGATCTTTTTATGGTATTTATGACGGTCATCAACCTGATTGCTATCGTGACACTGCATCCGGTGGCGTTGTATCTACTGCGTGACTATCGCAAGCAATATCGTGCTGGGAATGTGCCAGTCTTCTTTCAGGAACATTTGGTATTTCCTGAAAAGATGGCCTGCCGGGAGTAG
- a CDS encoding DUF2259 domain-containing protein: protein MGRTGCVGNRCKRIGTVRARGEKQRRIAWVCYLAAVFLTLCTKSAMAGDIATFVNLGFSAHGKTFAFGQHGVTDGLYQAYADIYVVDVESNRFVQGGVVRTTPTRETKGKRSMDVFLALQNRAQSLLQRADISALRLGRTLYVQAEDRMGEETLLFRDFKTNVEYVVVMHVERTTELGVSFYLTVEMTRPNGSKVSRVVGQRGYVRPGVKNYALKKVLINEQQDALIFVVEKHGYAPDGASVRYMVEACRL, encoded by the coding sequence ATGGGTAGAACAGGATGTGTGGGTAATCGATGCAAACGGATAGGTACTGTGCGTGCGCGTGGCGAGAAGCAAAGGAGAATAGCATGGGTGTGCTATCTGGCAGCGGTGTTTTTGACGTTATGTACGAAGTCTGCCATGGCGGGAGATATCGCGACCTTTGTGAATTTGGGATTTTCTGCGCACGGAAAGACATTTGCCTTTGGACAGCACGGGGTAACTGATGGGTTGTATCAGGCGTATGCGGATATCTATGTGGTGGACGTAGAATCAAACCGTTTTGTGCAGGGAGGGGTAGTGCGCACAACGCCGACGCGAGAAACAAAAGGCAAACGAAGCATGGATGTCTTTCTTGCGTTGCAGAACCGCGCGCAATCTCTCTTGCAACGTGCAGATATTTCTGCGCTGCGTTTGGGGCGTACTCTGTACGTGCAGGCTGAGGATCGGATGGGGGAAGAGACGCTACTGTTTCGAGATTTTAAAACGAATGTAGAATATGTGGTGGTTATGCATGTAGAACGGACAACAGAGCTGGGTGTGTCGTTCTATTTGACGGTTGAAATGACAAGACCGAATGGAAGCAAAGTTTCGCGTGTGGTGGGGCAGCGCGGCTATGTGCGACCGGGGGTGAAAAATTACGCCTTAAAAAAAGTACTTATTAATGAGCAGCAGGACGCTTTGATTTTTGTTGTTGAAAAGCACGGATATGCCCCTGATGGAGCATCAGTTCGGTACATGGTAGAGGCGTGTCGTCTGTAA
- the dnaX gene encoding DNA polymerase III subunit gamma/tau translates to MAYQVTATRYRPQRFQHVLGQKFVVATLQKSLEENKVSPAYLFSGPHGCGKTSCARILAKALNCVQREASEPCGECPSCREIATGTNLNVIEIDGASHTGVGDVRQIKEEILFPPHGTRYKVFIIDEVHMLSNSAFNALLKTIEEPPPYVVFIFATTEVHRIPATVKSRCQQFHFRLVDTQTLVCALAQAAQQMQIAVEDGVLSWIARESAGSMRDAYTLFDQTVVSCAGPVTLENIQKKLGLMTDDSLAALFSHCCRKDARAALELVDALVSSGVSVEQCVIDCVRYARALLLFTQGITNESLVGIAANQVPEYVRTTWNASQIERALGLLLQLFRDIRFSVDPRYELELAISRLAWLSEYVSIQEVRVALDSVQQILDTHAVPGVCSASVGSDDGETGVVSPHGIRPPMSTSVCTVRALQDALVEKLRASHQMLATALGSSYSWREEDTSVCMCVRTHYERSVISQHASLLKEYASELLGREVCVRVLLDSVPSSKVAPSHLPQSPAPSALFTTSLLISGQECDRVSGDLPAQVKLLCDCVQGHVVRVYEGTARCVPGEGKIAGAVRTPY, encoded by the coding sequence GTGGCGTATCAAGTGACGGCAACACGGTATCGGCCGCAACGTTTTCAGCACGTGTTGGGTCAGAAGTTTGTAGTGGCAACACTGCAAAAATCTCTTGAGGAGAACAAAGTTTCTCCTGCGTATTTGTTTTCCGGCCCACATGGGTGTGGTAAGACCAGCTGTGCGCGTATCCTTGCAAAGGCATTGAATTGTGTGCAAAGAGAAGCGTCTGAACCGTGTGGAGAGTGTCCGTCTTGTAGAGAGATTGCCACCGGTACTAATTTAAATGTTATCGAAATTGACGGTGCGTCACACACAGGGGTGGGCGACGTACGTCAGATTAAGGAAGAGATTCTCTTTCCACCTCATGGGACGCGTTACAAGGTTTTTATTATTGATGAGGTGCATATGCTTTCAAACAGTGCCTTTAATGCACTGTTGAAGACAATCGAAGAGCCTCCGCCGTATGTGGTATTTATCTTTGCAACAACGGAGGTGCACAGGATTCCTGCAACGGTAAAAAGTCGCTGTCAACAATTTCATTTTCGTTTGGTAGATACTCAGACGCTTGTTTGTGCGTTGGCGCAAGCTGCCCAGCAGATGCAGATTGCAGTTGAAGACGGAGTACTGTCTTGGATTGCGCGTGAGTCAGCCGGTAGCATGCGAGACGCATATACTTTGTTCGATCAAACCGTGGTGTCTTGCGCAGGGCCGGTAACACTTGAGAACATTCAAAAAAAACTCGGGCTAATGACTGACGACTCACTTGCAGCACTGTTTTCACATTGCTGCCGCAAAGATGCTCGCGCCGCCTTGGAATTGGTAGATGCTTTGGTAAGTTCTGGTGTCTCCGTTGAACAGTGCGTAATCGACTGTGTCCGCTATGCGCGTGCACTGTTGCTTTTCACGCAGGGAATTACAAATGAGTCACTGGTAGGAATAGCGGCAAACCAAGTGCCTGAGTACGTGCGTACCACATGGAATGCGTCGCAGATTGAGCGGGCGCTTGGACTGTTACTGCAACTGTTTCGCGACATTCGTTTTTCAGTAGATCCGCGGTATGAATTGGAGCTCGCAATTTCGCGTTTAGCGTGGTTGAGTGAGTATGTCTCAATTCAAGAAGTACGCGTTGCATTGGATAGTGTGCAGCAGATACTGGACACGCATGCAGTTCCCGGGGTGTGTTCTGCGTCTGTAGGTTCGGACGATGGGGAAACAGGTGTCGTCTCCCCACACGGTATACGTCCCCCTATGTCAACATCAGTATGTACCGTGCGTGCGTTACAAGATGCCTTGGTAGAAAAGTTGCGCGCGTCACACCAGATGTTGGCAACAGCGCTTGGTTCTTCATATTCTTGGCGCGAGGAAGATACTTCTGTGTGCATGTGCGTACGCACGCATTATGAGCGCAGCGTTATCTCTCAGCACGCGTCGCTGCTCAAGGAGTATGCGTCAGAATTACTGGGACGGGAGGTATGCGTTCGCGTACTTCTGGATTCGGTGCCTTCGTCAAAAGTCGCGCCCTCCCATCTTCCTCAGAGTCCTGCCCCATCTGCTCTCTTTACAACTTCTTTGCTTATCTCTGGGCAGGAGTGTGATAGGGTGAGTGGAGATCTGCCTGCACAGGTGAAGCTTCTCTGTGATTGTGTGCAAGGGCACGTGGTGCGTGTGTATGAAGGTACTGCACGGTGTGTACCTGGGGAGGGGAAAATAGCAGGGGCTGTGCGTACTCCGTATTGA
- the recR gene encoding recombination mediator RecR: protein MIPAIEEVVEHLSRLPGIGVKLATRLAYHLLKRDPAEAQVLARGIACLHERVYRCVCCGAFCEGRTCALCTDASRDRGIICVVERAQDVEMMAGVGEYRGLFHVLGGVIAPLEGVGPDQLRIAALLKRLQESSVREVILALNPTVEGDTTALYVQKILANFPVIVTRLASGIPVGGDLEYIDRTTLAHSLRGRRPLDCSEA from the coding sequence ATGATACCGGCGATTGAAGAAGTAGTGGAGCATTTATCTCGTCTCCCGGGTATTGGAGTAAAGCTGGCGACGCGCCTTGCCTATCACCTTTTGAAACGTGACCCCGCTGAAGCGCAGGTTCTTGCGCGCGGGATTGCGTGTTTGCATGAGCGCGTATATCGGTGTGTGTGCTGCGGTGCTTTCTGTGAGGGGAGGACCTGCGCGTTGTGCACGGATGCGTCTCGGGACCGAGGCATCATTTGTGTAGTGGAGCGTGCGCAGGACGTGGAAATGATGGCGGGTGTGGGGGAGTATCGGGGTTTATTCCACGTGTTAGGAGGAGTCATTGCACCGCTTGAGGGGGTCGGTCCTGACCAGCTCCGTATTGCGGCGTTGCTGAAACGGTTGCAAGAGAGTTCAGTACGGGAAGTTATTCTGGCGTTGAATCCCACCGTGGAAGGGGATACCACCGCCTTGTATGTGCAAAAAATCCTTGCAAACTTTCCGGTAATAGTAACGCGTCTAGCGTCTGGTATCCCCGTAGGGGGGGACTTAGAATATATCGACCGAACGACATTGGCGCACAGCCTGCGTGGGCGCCGGCCACTTGATTGCTCGGAGGCTTAG
- a CDS encoding TatD family hydrolase produces MLVKQSEDPQSLFRQLDLARFPFLMEVGTRAGDYQERKALLLQACAGRSLPSCLHFSVGVRPAPEPIAHPETALSLLRSDVRALCAEQAPYRALGECGLDRHWNGPQVACKARKGSGVRGTPDLDAEEYLFKAQLSIAKAQNLPLIIHSRDAFEPTLRCLDSVGWRKGVMHCFSYGVVEAHAFLERGLYISCAGTLTYAKTTSELLARDALIRSIPLDRLLLETDTPYLAPVPHRGTHNRPEYVRHTYALVANILGISEKALAQHVFANCCALFEAQEPTEACSQAHAPTRYT; encoded by the coding sequence CTGCTTGTAAAGCAAAGTGAGGATCCTCAATCCCTCTTCAGACAGCTGGACCTTGCACGCTTCCCGTTTCTCATGGAGGTCGGTACGCGCGCAGGGGATTATCAGGAAAGAAAGGCTCTGCTCCTGCAGGCCTGCGCGGGGCGCTCGCTTCCTTCTTGTCTGCACTTCTCTGTAGGGGTCCGGCCTGCGCCGGAGCCCATTGCGCATCCTGAGACAGCCCTTTCACTGCTTCGGTCAGACGTGCGTGCCCTGTGCGCAGAACAGGCGCCCTACCGAGCCTTGGGTGAATGCGGTCTTGACCGACACTGGAATGGCCCTCAGGTAGCGTGCAAAGCACGGAAAGGATCTGGTGTGCGCGGTACACCAGATCTTGATGCAGAGGAGTATCTTTTTAAGGCACAGCTCTCTATAGCGAAAGCTCAGAACCTGCCGCTCATCATTCATTCACGGGACGCTTTTGAACCGACACTCCGTTGCCTGGACTCAGTGGGGTGGAGAAAGGGTGTGATGCATTGTTTCTCGTACGGAGTCGTTGAGGCACACGCTTTTTTAGAACGTGGTTTGTACATCTCTTGTGCAGGCACACTTACGTACGCAAAGACGACATCCGAACTTCTCGCGCGCGATGCGCTTATTCGGAGTATCCCTCTGGATCGTCTATTGTTAGAAACGGACACTCCCTACCTCGCTCCAGTACCGCATCGAGGAACACACAACAGACCCGAGTATGTCCGACATACCTACGCGTTGGTAGCAAACATCCTTGGTATAAGTGAGAAGGCTTTAGCACAGCACGTGTTTGCAAACTGCTGTGCCCTTTTTGAAGCGCAAGAACCGACAGAAGCATGTTCCCAAGCGCATGCCCCCACACGATATACCTAA
- a CDS encoding cyclic nucleotide-binding domain-containing protein → MSKIPLISTVTSTISAINGACTGERVDIHIQTLSRLNEIASVFRFEMPEIKIIDFGDPNVDSEACLKIIKDDPWLLFGGVIAITNSMEEKIKIVNRKDPNFLSVSTRQEFEAHASQVVRIVDRNRHFLSSRSLVHQAHGHEQGNFICDTDSFEITFYASLISSYLYNTNRINELERTSFEGAMMELLLNALEHGNCGISYDEKTEWLEQRKDIFDLIALRKQDPRISAKKIYISYDITLQRTRITIRDEGTGFDWKSRMASACKPGLHGMGIKMTEIFVKRLSYNDVGNEVTFEIDNQENVANLVPSILKNQQVLTFRDAQVVCYQNEESSSLFYISSGKFAVYVDNKFMSMLTPSDIFIGEMSFLLNNRRSATIVSVGEGTLVKISKMKFISLIEDHPHYGIYLARLLAGRLAHQSRESAKLKNTLTLLGQRTPDTGAQAIPS, encoded by the coding sequence ATGAGCAAAATACCTCTTATCAGTACGGTTACGTCTACCATATCTGCCATTAACGGTGCGTGTACTGGAGAACGCGTGGATATACACATTCAGACGCTCTCTCGTCTGAATGAGATAGCATCCGTTTTTCGCTTCGAGATGCCTGAGATTAAGATTATTGATTTTGGTGACCCAAACGTCGACAGCGAAGCGTGTTTAAAAATTATAAAGGATGATCCTTGGCTTCTATTTGGTGGGGTGATTGCTATCACTAACTCGATGGAAGAAAAAATAAAAATCGTAAATCGCAAAGACCCGAATTTCCTTTCAGTTTCCACGCGGCAGGAATTTGAAGCGCATGCCTCCCAGGTTGTGCGAATCGTGGACAGAAACCGACACTTTCTTTCTAGTCGCAGCCTCGTGCACCAAGCACATGGACACGAGCAGGGAAATTTTATCTGCGACACCGATTCCTTTGAGATTACCTTTTACGCCAGCTTGATTAGTTCGTACCTGTACAATACCAACCGTATCAATGAGCTTGAACGCACTTCGTTTGAAGGCGCAATGATGGAACTGTTACTCAATGCACTGGAGCACGGAAACTGCGGCATTAGCTACGACGAAAAAACAGAGTGGCTCGAACAGCGCAAGGATATCTTTGATTTGATTGCTCTGCGCAAGCAGGACCCGCGCATTAGCGCGAAAAAAATCTATATTTCCTATGACATTACACTGCAGCGTACACGCATTACCATTCGTGACGAAGGCACAGGCTTTGATTGGAAAAGCCGCATGGCAAGCGCGTGCAAACCTGGTCTACACGGTATGGGCATAAAAATGACAGAAATTTTTGTCAAAAGGCTCAGCTATAACGACGTGGGCAACGAGGTGACGTTTGAAATTGACAACCAGGAAAACGTCGCGAACCTTGTGCCTTCAATTTTGAAAAACCAACAGGTACTAACGTTCCGGGATGCCCAGGTGGTATGTTACCAGAACGAAGAATCCAGTTCCCTTTTCTACATTTCGTCGGGGAAATTCGCAGTGTACGTGGATAACAAGTTCATGTCCATGCTGACCCCATCAGACATATTCATCGGGGAAATGTCGTTCTTGCTCAACAACCGGCGCTCTGCAACGATTGTATCAGTAGGCGAAGGCACACTGGTAAAGATATCAAAGATGAAGTTCATCTCACTGATTGAGGATCATCCTCACTATGGGATCTACCTCGCACGCCTGCTTGCAGGTAGACTTGCCCATCAATCGCGCGAGAGCGCGAAGCTTAAAAACACCCTGACCCTTCTCGGTCAACGAACACCCGACACCGGCGCACAAGCTATCCCCTCATGA